A region from the Pelobates fuscus isolate aPelFus1 chromosome 3, aPelFus1.pri, whole genome shotgun sequence genome encodes:
- the LOC134601741 gene encoding olfactory receptor 5AP2-like — protein sequence MEKNHSLVHVFYFDGLSDIPNLEKIIFIIFLALYIFTVMGNGGMIFLITKSSNLHTPMYFFVKHLSFIDIFYSTVIIPRTMSDLLSSDKAISFIACAAQLYFYCFCAMTEFFLLVIMAYDRYAAICKPLLYYVIMREKMCITLTTVCYTICFLSALIHTNNIFNLIYCKSNRIAHFFCDVPPILKLSCSDTSSSELVIFTFMGTNVLVCVPVLIISYSNIFYAIIRINSTEGRKKAFATCSSHLLSTGILFGTYLYMYMRPTSIFLSDQDKVVSVFYTVVIPMLNPIIYSLRNKDVKKAFLKVSKVN from the coding sequence ATGGAGAAAAACCACTCCTTGGTTCATGTTTTCTACTTTGATGGCCTTTCAGATATTCCTAATTTGGAAAAGATtatcttcattatttttttagCTCTCTATATATTCACTGTTATGGGTAATGGGGGGATGATATTTCTGATAACAAAAAGCTCTAATCTGCATACTCCTATGTACTTCTTCGTAAAGCACCTGTCATTCATAGATATTTTCTACTCAACGGTTATCATTCCAAGAACAATGTCTGATTTGCTTTCCAGTGATAAAGCCATTTCCTTCATAGCTTGTGCAGCACAGCTGTACTTCTATTGCTTTTGTGCAATGACGGAATTCTTCTTGTTGGTTATAATGGCATATGACCGGTATGCTGCCATATGCAAGCCATTACTTTATTACGTTATAATGAGAGAAAAAATGTGTATAACTCTGACTACTGTATGCTATACAATATGCTTCCTCAGTGCATTGATACATACCAATAACATTTTCAACTTAATTTACTGTAAATCCAACAGGATAGCCCATTTCTTCTGCGATGTACCACCAATCTTAAAGCTGTCTTGTTCTGATACTTCGTCCAGTGAgcttgttatttttacttttatgggaACAAATGTGCTTGTTTGTGTACCAGTCCTTATAATTTCTTATAGCAATATATTCTATGCCATAATTAGAATCAACTCCACAGAAGGAAGGAAGAAAGCTTTTGCAACATGTTCATCTCACCTACTTTCAACTGGTATATTATTTGGGACATACCTTTACATGTACATGCGTCCAACCTCCATTTTTTTAAGTGATCAGGATAAAGTGGTCTCTGTCTTCTACACAGTGGTAATACCTATGCTTAATCCAATAATATACAGCCTGAGAAATAAGGATGTGAAGAAAGCTTTTCTTAAAGTCAGCAAAGTAAATTAA